The Populus alba chromosome 4, ASM523922v2, whole genome shotgun sequence genome contains a region encoding:
- the LOC118050092 gene encoding (+)-neomenthol dehydrogenase has translation MDELSIASLANFIRNQFGRLDILGNNAGITGTEIKEDDWKKLRFGVEDIIGVNAASQRKLLKQTYEMSDSCLRTNYYGIKHLTEALIPILEQSNSARIVNVSSSFGKLKFFPNEKTKKMLGDVDGLTEEKVEELVEEFLEDFKNDLLETKRWPTLFSAYTVSKAAQNAYTRILAKKYPKIAINAVCPGFTCSDFNNNTGSVTTEEAARGPVMLALMPDHQRPSGCFFYQTEMSTFE, from the exons ATGGACGAACTCAGCATTGCTTCCTTGGCCAATTTCATCAGAAACCAATTCGGAAGGCTTGATATATTG GGGAACAATGCAGGCATTACTGGAACAGAAATTAAAGAAGATGACTGGAAGAAGTTAAGATTTGGTGTTGAAGAT ATTATAGGTGTAAATGCTGCATCACAAAGAAAACTTCTGAAGCAAACTTATGAAATGTCAGATAGTTGCCTGAGAACAAATTATTATGGAATCAAGCACCTAACTGAAGCATTAATTCCTATCCTTGAACAATCCAATTCTGCAAGAATAGTCAATGTCTCCTCCTCCTTTGGGAAGCTAAAG TTTTTTCCtaatgaaaaaaccaaaaagatgcTAGGTGATGTTGATGGCCTCACAGAAGAAAAAGTTGAGGAGCTGGTGGAAGAGTTCCTGGAGGATTTTAAGAATGATTTACTGGAAACCAAACGTTGGCCTACCCTTTTTTCAGCTTATACTGTGTCCAAGGCTGCTCAAAATGCCTACACAAGGATTTTGGCGAAGAAGTACCCCAAAATCGCAATCAATGCAGTTTGTCCTGGTTTTACTTGCTCGGACTTTAATAATAACACTGGAAGCGTAACTACTGAAGAAGCTGCACGAGGTCCTGTTATGCTGGCTCTGATGCCTGATCATCAGCGCCCTTCTGGCTGCTTCTTTTACCAGACAGAAATGTCAACTTTTGAATGA
- the LOC118050090 gene encoding probable receptor-like protein kinase At1g49730 — MWLFGFSTKHPRKLWIIGAISLVILVITALRRYFMHLDHKKTSDDGDHRCSTAVQVTGRVVEQEAVVTKWCPGVIRTYALEELKMATRDFRIRIGVGATSFVYLADLGDGRFGAVKRVMEDRGGSKKIFLDEVSILLRISHPNLARLMGFFLEKGEQLLLPEDVPNKTLFDRIHTHHGQSPGILSWSSRLSIALDIARALDYLHSRADPTIIHRDVKSSSILLVDDDHAKLADFGLCKLGYDRPDSETSTAPSSPTSIRGSSGYIDINYLNTGLATPKIDVYSYGVLLLELITGLKSVQGSVTLAKWTEEWRKSDDVEVWANLQDPKLKGNANLEQLSVLSIPTCCQYKTLHAHTLLLFTALIVIS, encoded by the exons ATGTGGCTCTTTGGATTCTCCACCAAACATCCAAGAAAGCTGTGGATAATTGGAGCCATATCCCTAGTAATCCTTGTAATCACAGCCTTGAGGAGATATTTCATGCACCTTGATCATAAGAAAACAAGTGATGATGGTGATCATCGCTGCAGCACTGCTGTCCAAGTTACAGGAAGAGTAGTAGAGCAAGAAGCAGTGGTTACCAAGTGGTGCCCTGGTGTCATACGGACTTACGCACTCGAGGAGTTGAAGATGGCAACAAGGGATTTTCGAATTCGGATAGGGGTTGGAGCTACTTCTTTTGTTTATCTTGCAGATCTTGGGGATGGACGATTCGGGGCGGTAAAGAGAGTGATGGAGGATAGAGGTGGGAGCAAGAAGATATTCTTGGATGAAGTCTCAATCTTGTTACGGATTTCTCATCCAAATTTAGCCAGGTTGATGGGTTTCTTCTTGGAAAAAG GAGAACAACTTCTTCTACCAGAGGATGTCCCAAACAAGACTCTCTTTGACAGGATCCACACTCACCATGGCCAATCCCCGGGTATTCTTTCATGGTCTAGCCGCTTAAGCATTGCACTTGACATTGCTCGAGCGCTCGATTACCTCCACTCGCGAGCTGATCCAACCATCATTCACAGGGATGTCAAGTCCTCTAGCATCCTCTTAGTTGACGATGATCACGCCAAGCTTGCCGACTTTGGGCTATGCAAGTTAGGCTATGACAGACCAGACTCAGAAACTAGCACCGCTCCTAGTTCTCCAACTAGCATCAGGGGCTCTTCTGGTTACATTGACATCAACTACCTCAATACAGGCCTTGCAACACCCAAGATTGATGTTTATAGCTACGGGGTGCTGCTACTTGAGCTCATCACAGGCCTCAAATCAGTACAAGGTTCTGTGACGCTTGCTAAATGGACCGAGGAGTGGAGGAAGAGTGATGATGTAGAAGTTTGGGCAAATCTACAGGATCCAAAACTTAAAGGGAATGCGAATTTGGAGCAGTTAAGTGTATTGTCGATCCCCACTTGTTGTCAGTATAAAACCTTACATGCACATACTCTGCTTTTGTTCACTGCATTGATTGTAATCTCTTAG